A region of Granulicella aggregans DNA encodes the following proteins:
- a CDS encoding (Fe-S)-binding protein — MRISLFITCYNDTLFPDTGKAVVRVLERLGHTVVFPAGQTCCGQMHYNTGYQKEAMPLLERFVAQFRDADAVVVPSSSCVAMMKDHYPKMAEELGKSDLIRDVAELLPKIFEFSELLTRRLGLEDVGAYYPHRVTYHASCHGLRNLNLGDGPLRLLKAVRGIDLVPIANVEQCCGFGGTFAVKNAEVSSAMLAEKTTAVLNTGAEACTACDNSCLMHIQGALHRQRTGVRTIHLAEILASTEEGRA; from the coding sequence TTGCGTATCTCGCTGTTCATCACTTGTTATAACGACACGTTGTTCCCGGATACCGGCAAAGCAGTGGTGCGCGTTCTGGAGCGGCTGGGGCATACGGTGGTCTTTCCCGCCGGCCAGACCTGCTGCGGCCAGATGCACTACAACACCGGTTACCAGAAAGAGGCCATGCCCCTGCTGGAACGCTTCGTCGCGCAGTTTCGCGATGCTGACGCGGTCGTCGTCCCATCTTCCTCTTGTGTGGCGATGATGAAGGATCACTATCCGAAGATGGCCGAGGAACTCGGCAAGTCCGATCTGATCCGCGACGTGGCTGAACTGCTGCCTAAGATCTTCGAGTTCTCCGAGCTGCTGACGCGCCGGCTTGGGCTGGAAGATGTCGGAGCGTACTACCCCCATCGCGTGACGTACCACGCAAGCTGTCATGGTCTCCGCAACCTGAACCTTGGCGATGGCCCACTGCGGTTATTGAAGGCGGTGCGCGGCATCGACCTGGTTCCCATTGCGAACGTAGAACAGTGTTGCGGCTTCGGCGGCACCTTTGCCGTCAAGAATGCAGAGGTCTCAAGCGCTATGCTCGCAGAGAAGACGACCGCCGTACTGAACACTGGTGCCGAAGCATGCACGGCCTGCGATAACAGCTGCCTGATGCACATCCAGGGCGCGCTGCATCGCCAACGCACAGGCGTGCGCACGATTCATCTCGCGGAGATTCTCGCGAGCACGGAAGAGGGCCGCGCATGA
- a CDS encoding LutB/LldF family L-lactate oxidation iron-sulfur protein, producing MSLQPLDPRTADVFPMAARHLLGDSQLRKNVRHATDVIQNKRRIVVNEMPDWQELRESGKRLREHTMQHLGEYLEQFERNCNAAGGVVHWARDAAEARQIVVSLAKAAGAKEVIKIKSMTTEEIQLNPALAEAGIRPYETDLAELIIQLGHDQPSHIVVPALHKNRQQIREIFRREMKLPELGTSPQDLADAARLFLREKFLTVPTAVSGANFLIAETGGVCVVESEGNGRMCLTLPDTLITIAGIDKVIPRYEDLGVLLQLLPRSATGERMNPYNSIWTGVHPGDGPKAFHVVLMDNARTSILADAEGRQTLNCIRCGACQNACPVYRQTGGHAYGSVYAGPIGAILTPQLMQMEHAQSLPYASSLCGACYEVCPVKINIPEVLIHLRNKVVEEKSWADPEAIALKTVASIFLSERRFRAAQRLGRIAELPLVRKDGQGEGWISWLPGLLGGWTQVRDLQSMPKESFREWWEKRAEHKGGSDV from the coding sequence ATGAGCCTGCAGCCTCTCGACCCGCGCACGGCGGACGTCTTCCCGATGGCCGCTCGCCATCTTCTGGGAGACTCGCAACTACGCAAGAACGTCCGTCACGCCACGGATGTCATCCAGAACAAGCGCCGCATTGTGGTCAACGAGATGCCTGACTGGCAGGAGCTTCGCGAGTCCGGCAAGCGCCTGCGCGAGCACACGATGCAGCACCTGGGCGAGTATCTCGAACAGTTCGAGCGCAACTGCAACGCTGCCGGCGGCGTAGTTCACTGGGCGCGCGACGCGGCGGAGGCCCGCCAGATCGTTGTCTCGCTTGCCAAGGCAGCGGGAGCGAAAGAGGTCATCAAGATCAAGTCGATGACCACGGAAGAGATTCAACTCAACCCTGCTCTGGCAGAGGCTGGCATTCGTCCGTACGAGACCGACCTTGCCGAGTTGATCATTCAGCTCGGGCACGACCAGCCATCGCACATCGTTGTTCCCGCGCTGCATAAAAACCGCCAGCAGATACGAGAGATCTTTCGCCGCGAGATGAAACTCCCTGAGCTCGGGACGAGCCCGCAGGACCTCGCGGACGCGGCGCGCCTCTTCCTGAGGGAGAAGTTCCTCACCGTGCCAACAGCCGTTAGCGGAGCGAACTTTCTCATCGCTGAGACCGGCGGAGTCTGCGTCGTAGAGAGCGAGGGCAACGGCCGCATGTGCCTCACGCTGCCAGACACGCTCATCACCATCGCGGGCATCGATAAGGTCATTCCGCGATATGAGGATCTCGGGGTGCTGCTTCAGTTGCTGCCACGTTCTGCCACGGGCGAGCGCATGAATCCCTACAACAGCATATGGACGGGAGTGCATCCGGGCGACGGACCAAAGGCCTTTCACGTCGTCCTGATGGACAACGCTCGGACCAGCATTCTTGCTGATGCTGAAGGCCGGCAGACCCTCAACTGCATTCGCTGCGGAGCCTGCCAGAACGCCTGCCCGGTCTACCGCCAGACGGGCGGGCATGCCTATGGTTCGGTCTATGCGGGGCCGATCGGTGCAATCCTTACTCCGCAGTTGATGCAGATGGAGCACGCACAGTCGCTGCCGTATGCGTCGTCGTTGTGCGGCGCGTGCTATGAGGTGTGCCCGGTAAAGATCAACATTCCGGAGGTATTGATTCATCTCCGTAATAAGGTCGTGGAAGAAAAGAGCTGGGCCGACCCGGAGGCGATCGCGCTGAAGACCGTCGCATCGATCTTCCTCAGCGAACGCCGGTTCCGAGCAGCACAACGGCTCGGACGTATCGCAGAACTCCCGCTGGTCCGCAAGGATGGTCAGGGAGAGGGCTGGATCAGTTGGCTTCCCGGTCTGCTAGGGGGATGGACACAAGTGCGCGATCTGCAGTCCATGCCGAAGGAGAGCTTCCGCGAGTGGTGGGAGAAGCGCGCGGAGCACAAGGGAGGCAGCGATGTATGA
- a CDS encoding glycosyl hydrolase yields the protein MQLKTSKAKPRRLSQSRVATILGISFVLSLNALAQTDKNALMKGFEDPPSSAQPRVWWHWMNGNITKEGIKLDLEWMHRSGIAGFQNFDAALSTPQVVEKRLVYMTPEWKDAFKYATTLADSLGMEEAIAGSPGWSETGGPWVPPSEGMKKYVWSETEVEGGKPFAGKLTHPPSITGPFQNIAGGDSMGPGTTLPQFYADAAVVAYRKPKAELAADSLNAKITVSSGSPDLTMLSDGDLQTMMKLPIPPVGQDAWIQWEFPTPQHIRSLTIVTASINEIVGALTGVGNPEKSLEVSDDGTTFRDVVPLPDGGAPRHTVSLPDVDAKFVRVVFKRGAAPKMPFWAVGMDPSSFGLSTTPKTPEYEIAELTLQTGARVNRFEEKAAFVTMQDLYPFATPTVDADAVIAKSDVIDLTSKMQPDGTLDWTPPAGGWVVVRFGYSLLGITNHPATKEATGLEVDKLNHAYVKKYMDGYLDSYKDTVGADWMGKRGIRYVITDSWEAGSQNWTDDMIAQFKKYRGYDPLPWMPVLTGRVVESATASDQFLWDFRKTIADLISDEHYGQVQASLKERGIGHYGESHEAGRAFVADGMEVKKLDDIPMAAMWTQSPGVNHEQFGFNADDRESASVAHIYGQNLVAAESMTAAAAPWAWSPATLKPTADQEFLNGVNRFVIHESAHQPLVGKAPGLTLGPFGQWFNRNETWAEQARPWIDYLARTSYLLQQGHFGADIVYFYGEDSNLTAIFRDKAPNIPAGYGFDYINADGLIHKLKTANGKITTASGMSYSLLALDPYSTHMSLPVLRAIHKLVADGATLAGPMPADDPSLGDDHTEFAKLNRELFGDGSGVHKVGKGTVYTGQSLDDVFHTINLKPDFDYTKPAADNRLLFVHRKLEDGDVYFVDNRSDSPASVDATFRVAGKTPHLWYAETGKGEAASFTRADGHTTVPLKLEPWGTVFVVFYGSTKTKSYVAPAPKEAEIASLDHGWEIGFQPDRGAPPTANFDKLMSWADSSDAGIKYFSGTGTYTKTFDASVEWAKKGTQVWLDLGDVKNLAEVTVNGKSLGVVWHAPYRVNITSALKSGKNELSVKVTNAWVNRLIGDEQPDAKVKYTFADVKPYKASSPLLPSGLLGPVKLYSLSRE from the coding sequence ATGCAACTTAAGACATCAAAAGCAAAGCCCCGCAGACTATCTCAGTCGCGCGTTGCGACCATCCTTGGCATCTCTTTCGTCCTGTCGCTGAATGCCCTGGCCCAGACCGACAAGAACGCACTGATGAAGGGGTTCGAGGATCCACCATCCTCGGCGCAGCCTCGCGTGTGGTGGCATTGGATGAACGGCAATATCACCAAGGAAGGCATCAAGCTCGATCTGGAATGGATGCATCGCTCCGGCATCGCGGGCTTCCAGAACTTCGATGCTGCGCTCTCGACGCCGCAGGTCGTCGAGAAGCGCCTTGTCTACATGACGCCGGAGTGGAAGGACGCTTTCAAGTACGCAACCACGCTTGCGGACAGCCTGGGCATGGAAGAGGCTATCGCTGGATCACCGGGTTGGAGCGAGACCGGAGGCCCGTGGGTACCACCGTCCGAAGGCATGAAGAAGTATGTCTGGAGCGAAACGGAGGTTGAGGGCGGCAAACCATTCGCAGGCAAGCTTACGCATCCGCCATCGATAACCGGTCCTTTCCAGAACATAGCAGGCGGCGATTCCATGGGCCCCGGCACGACTCTCCCGCAGTTCTATGCCGACGCCGCAGTGGTCGCCTACCGCAAGCCGAAGGCTGAGCTCGCAGCGGATTCGCTGAATGCTAAGATCACCGTCAGTTCAGGGTCGCCCGACCTCACGATGCTGAGCGACGGCGATCTTCAGACGATGATGAAGCTGCCCATACCTCCCGTCGGACAGGATGCATGGATACAGTGGGAGTTCCCCACGCCGCAACACATCCGTTCGCTGACCATCGTCACTGCTTCAATCAACGAGATCGTCGGCGCTCTCACCGGTGTCGGTAATCCCGAAAAGTCCCTGGAAGTCAGTGACGACGGCACCACCTTCCGCGACGTCGTCCCGCTGCCCGATGGCGGAGCTCCGCGGCACACTGTCTCGCTTCCTGATGTGGACGCGAAGTTTGTACGCGTGGTCTTCAAACGTGGCGCCGCTCCGAAGATGCCTTTCTGGGCCGTTGGCATGGACCCTTCTTCCTTTGGTCTTTCCACCACTCCGAAGACGCCCGAGTATGAGATCGCGGAGCTGACGCTGCAGACAGGCGCGCGTGTAAACCGCTTCGAAGAGAAGGCAGCATTTGTAACGATGCAAGACCTCTACCCGTTCGCAACTCCCACGGTCGATGCGGACGCCGTCATTGCGAAGTCCGACGTCATCGACCTGACCAGCAAGATGCAGCCCGATGGAACCCTGGACTGGACGCCACCTGCAGGCGGTTGGGTCGTCGTCCGCTTTGGCTACTCGCTCCTTGGAATCACGAATCATCCTGCGACCAAAGAGGCCACCGGCCTTGAAGTCGACAAGCTGAACCACGCCTACGTGAAGAAGTACATGGACGGCTATCTCGATAGCTATAAGGACACGGTCGGCGCGGACTGGATGGGCAAGCGCGGCATTCGCTACGTCATCACCGATAGCTGGGAGGCCGGCTCGCAGAACTGGACCGATGACATGATCGCGCAGTTCAAGAAGTATCGCGGCTATGATCCGCTGCCGTGGATGCCCGTGCTCACCGGCCGGGTCGTCGAGAGCGCGACGGCAAGCGATCAGTTCCTGTGGGACTTCCGCAAGACCATCGCCGATCTCATCTCCGACGAACACTACGGACAGGTGCAGGCATCGCTCAAGGAGCGCGGTATCGGACACTATGGCGAGTCTCACGAAGCCGGCCGCGCCTTTGTCGCCGACGGCATGGAGGTCAAAAAGCTCGACGACATCCCGATGGCCGCTATGTGGACGCAGTCACCAGGCGTCAACCATGAACAGTTCGGATTCAACGCGGATGACCGAGAGTCCGCGTCGGTCGCGCACATCTACGGCCAGAATCTCGTCGCTGCGGAGTCGATGACTGCAGCAGCTGCGCCCTGGGCGTGGTCGCCCGCAACGCTCAAGCCCACGGCCGATCAGGAGTTTCTCAACGGCGTCAACCGCTTCGTCATTCACGAGTCCGCTCACCAGCCGCTCGTCGGCAAGGCACCTGGGCTGACGCTTGGGCCCTTCGGACAGTGGTTCAATCGCAACGAGACATGGGCCGAGCAGGCACGTCCGTGGATCGACTATCTTGCCCGCACCAGCTACCTGCTGCAGCAGGGACACTTCGGCGCGGACATCGTTTACTTCTATGGCGAGGACTCGAACCTCACCGCCATCTTCCGCGACAAGGCACCCAACATTCCCGCCGGCTACGGCTTCGACTACATCAACGCCGACGGTCTCATCCACAAGTTGAAGACGGCTAACGGCAAGATCACAACCGCCAGTGGCATGAGCTACAGCCTGCTGGCACTTGATCCCTACAGCACCCACATGTCCCTGCCCGTGCTCCGCGCCATTCACAAGCTCGTTGCGGACGGTGCAACGCTTGCAGGTCCGATGCCCGCGGACGATCCCAGCCTTGGCGACGACCACACCGAGTTTGCGAAGCTCAACAGAGAGCTGTTCGGTGATGGCTCCGGAGTGCACAAGGTTGGGAAAGGTACGGTCTACACGGGCCAGAGCCTTGACGATGTCTTCCATACAATCAACCTCAAGCCCGACTTCGACTACACCAAGCCCGCTGCAGATAATCGTCTCCTATTTGTTCATCGCAAGCTGGAGGATGGCGATGTCTACTTCGTCGACAACCGCAGCGACAGCCCTGCAAGCGTCGACGCCACCTTTCGCGTGGCAGGAAAGACACCTCACCTCTGGTATGCCGAGACAGGCAAAGGAGAGGCTGCGTCGTTCACCAGGGCTGACGGCCATACTACGGTTCCTCTCAAGCTCGAGCCCTGGGGGACAGTATTCGTCGTCTTCTACGGAAGTACGAAGACTAAATCCTATGTGGCTCCCGCGCCTAAGGAAGCGGAGATCGCATCGCTCGATCACGGCTGGGAGATCGGCTTTCAGCCTGATAGAGGTGCTCCTCCCACTGCAAACTTCGATAAGCTGATGTCCTGGGCCGACAGCTCAGACGCGGGGATCAAGTACTTCTCTGGAACCGGGACGTACACGAAGACCTTTGACGCGTCCGTGGAATGGGCGAAGAAGGGGACGCAAGTTTGGCTGGATCTAGGTGACGTGAAGAACCTCGCCGAGGTGACAGTGAATGGCAAGTCACTGGGCGTCGTCTGGCACGCACCGTACCGCGTCAACATCACCAGCGCCTTGAAGAGCGGAAAGAATGAGCTCTCCGTCAAGGTGACAAATGCATGGGTCAATCGCCTGATCGGCGATGAGCAGCCGGACGCAAAGGTGAAGTACACCTTCGCGGACGTCAAACCCTACAAGGCCAGCTCGCCCCTTCTGCCTTCAGGTCTGCTCGGACCGGTGAAGCTCTACTCGTTGTCTCGCGAATAG
- a CDS encoding amidohydrolase family protein gives MTSPDATATKIHRRDLLKSVAYIAGALATGEVCASSAVSIPIIDTHIHLFDPTRPGGVPWPEPSDTILYKPALPDRYQKLANSFGVVGAIAVEASPLPKDNDWLLATAKKSPLMVGIVGDLIPGSPEFANELERLHKDPLFLGLRYGNLWSRNLVEDVNRPGFRDGLKLVSKAELVFESANPNPALVATLADIANRIPDLTIVVDHLPHAVFPVDRAAKAAYLESLRRLGGAQRVYIKLSEIPLEQDGKVSKALASYNDTLDELWNIFGEDKVLFGSDWPNSDHVLPYLETVSILKNYAAGKSRIAQEKLFWRNSIHAYRWHPRLPNQPR, from the coding sequence ATGACATCGCCGGACGCGACGGCCACGAAGATCCATCGCCGAGATCTACTCAAGTCCGTTGCATACATCGCGGGGGCTCTGGCCACGGGAGAGGTCTGCGCCTCATCTGCCGTGTCTATCCCGATAATCGACACACATATTCATCTCTTCGATCCCACGCGCCCCGGTGGTGTTCCGTGGCCCGAGCCATCCGACACCATACTCTATAAGCCCGCTTTGCCCGATCGCTATCAGAAACTTGCAAACAGCTTTGGAGTTGTCGGTGCCATTGCGGTTGAAGCCAGTCCCCTGCCGAAAGACAACGACTGGCTGCTCGCCACCGCGAAAAAGAGTCCACTCATGGTGGGCATTGTCGGGGACCTCATCCCTGGCTCGCCGGAGTTCGCGAACGAACTTGAGCGGCTGCATAAAGATCCTCTCTTCCTTGGATTGCGCTACGGAAACCTTTGGAGCCGCAACCTCGTCGAAGATGTGAACCGCCCGGGATTCCGTGATGGCCTGAAGCTCGTCTCGAAGGCGGAGCTCGTCTTCGAGAGCGCCAATCCGAATCCAGCGCTCGTCGCCACACTTGCGGATATTGCGAATCGCATCCCGGACCTCACGATCGTCGTCGACCATCTCCCCCACGCCGTGTTCCCTGTCGATCGAGCGGCGAAGGCGGCCTACCTTGAATCGCTCCGCAGACTTGGCGGTGCACAACGCGTCTACATAAAACTCTCGGAGATCCCGCTCGAGCAGGACGGGAAGGTGTCGAAAGCCTTAGCGTCCTACAATGACACCCTTGACGAGTTGTGGAATATCTTTGGCGAAGACAAGGTGCTCTTCGGCAGTGACTGGCCTAACAGCGACCACGTTCTGCCTTACCTTGAGACGGTCAGCATCCTTAAAAACTATGCCGCAGGCAAGAGCCGCATCGCGCAGGAAAAACTCTTCTGGAGGAATTCGATCCATGCGTATCGATGGCACCCGCGCCTTCCAAATCAGCCGCGCTAA
- a CDS encoding L-rhamnose/proton symporter RhaT translates to MGSNPFLGVIYHWIGGFASATNFIPFRGIKRWSWEIYWLIQGIAAWLIAPIFLAGLLVPDLFHILHTAYVTKPESIWVAILFGMLWGVGGLTFGLAIRYLGIALGYAIALGLCTAFGTLVPPIFHGQLVTIAGERSGQIILLGIFICLVAVAVNGAAGLSKEREITPEEKAESGERDFSFVKGVLIAVGAGFMSSFFAFGLDAGAPIGAIAKAHLIETGRPEVFQNLPVLVVVLWGGFATNFVWSIILIFRNRSFAQFTGTPGSNPMRAVATSGDTLMDFDASDIAALSRLSNATLVRNYLFAALAGVIWYFQFFFYSMGQTKMGRYDFSSWTLHMASIIIFATLWGLALKEWKGTSRRTKTLVTCGLMLLIGSTLVVGYGNYLKAMETTVQATR, encoded by the coding sequence ATGGGTTCGAACCCGTTTCTCGGAGTCATCTATCACTGGATCGGCGGCTTCGCCTCTGCCACCAACTTTATTCCATTCCGCGGCATCAAGCGCTGGTCCTGGGAGATCTACTGGCTGATCCAGGGAATCGCCGCTTGGTTAATCGCGCCGATCTTCCTCGCTGGGCTGCTCGTCCCGGACCTCTTCCACATCCTGCACACTGCCTACGTCACGAAGCCGGAGTCGATCTGGGTCGCGATTCTGTTTGGAATGCTTTGGGGAGTGGGCGGCCTTACCTTCGGCCTCGCCATTCGGTATCTGGGCATCGCTCTCGGCTACGCGATCGCGCTGGGGCTCTGCACGGCGTTCGGAACGCTGGTACCGCCCATCTTTCACGGACAACTCGTGACAATCGCCGGCGAACGCTCCGGCCAGATCATTCTGCTTGGCATCTTCATCTGCCTCGTCGCGGTTGCTGTCAACGGTGCGGCGGGTCTTTCGAAGGAGCGCGAGATTACGCCGGAGGAGAAAGCGGAGTCCGGCGAGCGCGACTTCTCTTTCGTAAAGGGTGTGCTGATCGCTGTTGGCGCGGGCTTTATGAGCTCCTTCTTCGCCTTCGGCCTGGATGCCGGAGCGCCTATCGGAGCCATCGCGAAAGCTCACTTGATCGAAACCGGAAGGCCCGAAGTCTTTCAAAATCTTCCTGTCCTTGTCGTCGTGCTTTGGGGAGGGTTCGCTACCAACTTTGTCTGGTCAATAATCCTGATCTTCCGCAACCGTTCCTTCGCGCAGTTCACGGGAACGCCCGGCAGCAACCCCATGCGCGCGGTCGCAACTTCGGGGGACACGCTGATGGATTTCGACGCCAGTGACATCGCAGCGCTTTCGAGACTCTCGAACGCTACTCTTGTTCGCAACTACCTCTTCGCCGCGCTCGCCGGGGTCATCTGGTACTTCCAGTTCTTCTTCTACTCCATGGGCCAGACGAAGATGGGCCGGTACGACTTCTCCAGTTGGACTCTTCACATGGCGAGCATCATCATCTTCGCGACGCTTTGGGGTCTCGCCTTGAAGGAGTGGAAGGGCACCAGCCGTCGCACCAAGACGCTCGTGACCTGCGGCCTGATGCTGCTGATCGGATCGACGCTTGTCGTCGGCTACGGCAACTACCTTAAGGCGATGGAGACGACCGTTCAAGCTACTCGCTAA
- a CDS encoding LutC/YkgG family protein, whose translation MLTHRLRDYDAQVVEASSTDASTAVAAMLKARGVSRIVVPPGLQPALLPPDFDFIEDTGLSHAELNQCEGILTECTLAIAETGTIVLQNVPGQGRRAATLVPDYHLCIVDAAKIIATVPEAFERLQPTANLATTFISGPSATADIEMTRIKGVHGPRFLDVVLLLE comes from the coding sequence TTGCTGACACATCGGTTGCGCGACTACGACGCGCAAGTGGTCGAAGCCTCCTCTACGGATGCGTCGACGGCAGTGGCCGCGATGCTGAAGGCGCGCGGGGTCTCGCGCATCGTCGTTCCGCCTGGACTGCAACCTGCGTTGCTGCCGCCGGACTTCGACTTTATAGAAGACACCGGTCTCTCTCATGCAGAGTTGAACCAGTGTGAGGGAATCCTAACGGAGTGCACCCTGGCCATCGCGGAGACGGGCACCATCGTGCTACAGAATGTTCCTGGGCAGGGGCGTCGCGCCGCGACCCTCGTGCCGGACTATCACCTCTGCATCGTCGATGCCGCAAAGATAATCGCCACCGTGCCCGAGGCGTTCGAACGCTTGCAACCAACGGCGAATCTTGCAACGACGTTCATCTCCGGCCCTTCGGCGACCGCGGACATCGAGATGACGAGGATCAAAGGCGTCCACGGGCCACGGTTCCTCGACGTCGTTCTGCTGCTGGAATAA